From a region of the Rhodoflexus caldus genome:
- a CDS encoding ATP-binding protein, whose product MSAADSAKIATYLQQAERQKAVKDWRGASDLINKAALTYWDAREFQKAVNLFHQSLVLNRLVNNQSGIFGIDNNLAFLHADLQEYDSSVYYFQKVLEGRRRQQTSEPIISALINLSVVYNKLKRYEEATRVLEEALEIARSENNLERVRTCYALLAETYEKNGDLKKTQEYFEQYKEVVETLNSLKIKVLSENLEDEHERLRRAEEQKRIAQMEARLQEEALGRAALRLTAQDSAIAALSERYTKNQMALEILRQDSIIKSFEIERLRYEARYRQGRFYFYFTIGIAAIVIALTVIAFLYRLKENKAREARLLQLKNEELATQKAEIVRQAEELRELNTRLKQLFAIIGHDLRSPVISLRGVLDLSLTNTITSEEFNALLPTLHNNVTQLMVTLDNLLLFGKKEDWMQNLSKENLSLFVIIRDVIDLLVIAAQQKQIMLHNRVSSEIRVYFNPISMQTILRNLINNAIKFTPEGGNIFIDSEIQDTECIVSVRDTGIGIPPEKLAIILEEGYTSHGTAGEVGTGLGIRLIKNLCVYNNARLTVESKIGEGSTWRIHIKSCS is encoded by the coding sequence TTGAGCGCAGCCGATTCGGCGAAAATTGCCACCTATTTACAGCAAGCCGAGCGACAAAAGGCGGTCAAAGACTGGCGCGGCGCAAGCGATTTAATCAACAAAGCGGCTTTGACCTATTGGGACGCCCGCGAATTTCAAAAAGCTGTTAATTTGTTTCATCAATCGCTCGTACTCAATCGGTTGGTTAATAATCAGAGCGGCATATTCGGTATTGATAACAACTTGGCTTTTTTGCACGCCGATTTGCAGGAATACGATTCGTCGGTGTATTACTTCCAAAAGGTATTGGAAGGGCGCCGCAGGCAACAGACGAGCGAACCGATTATTTCGGCATTAATCAACCTATCGGTCGTATATAATAAGCTCAAGCGCTACGAGGAAGCGACGCGGGTATTGGAAGAGGCGCTGGAAATTGCGCGCAGTGAAAACAACTTGGAGCGCGTGCGCACCTGCTATGCCCTGCTGGCAGAAACTTATGAGAAAAACGGCGACTTAAAAAAAACGCAGGAATATTTTGAGCAATATAAAGAGGTTGTAGAAACTTTAAATAGTCTGAAAATCAAGGTACTAAGCGAAAATTTGGAAGATGAACACGAACGGCTGCGCAGAGCGGAAGAACAAAAAAGAATAGCCCAAATGGAAGCGCGCCTGCAAGAGGAAGCACTTGGTCGCGCCGCCCTCAGGCTTACCGCACAGGATTCGGCAATTGCCGCTCTTAGCGAGCGCTATACCAAAAATCAAATGGCATTAGAAATTTTGCGCCAAGACAGTATTATCAAATCTTTTGAAATAGAGCGACTTCGTTATGAAGCCCGATACAGGCAAGGGCGCTTCTACTTTTATTTCACCATTGGTATTGCGGCAATCGTCATTGCGCTGACCGTGATTGCTTTTCTATATCGTTTGAAAGAAAATAAAGCCCGCGAGGCACGTCTGTTACAACTCAAAAATGAAGAATTAGCAACTCAAAAAGCTGAAATTGTGCGGCAAGCCGAAGAACTCCGCGAATTAAACACACGCCTTAAACAACTTTTTGCCATTATCGGGCATGACTTGCGCTCACCGGTGATTTCTTTGCGGGGCGTGCTGGATTTATCACTCACGAATACCATCACCTCTGAAGAATTTAATGCCTTATTACCCACTTTGCACAATAACGTTACGCAACTGATGGTAACACTAGATAATTTGCTGCTTTTTGGAAAAAAGGAAGATTGGATGCAAAACCTGTCCAAAGAAAATCTATCCCTCTTTGTAATAATACGCGATGTTATCGACCTGCTTGTAATTGCAGCACAGCAAAAACAAATCATGTTACACAATCGGGTGTCATCCGAAATTCGGGTATATTTTAATCCGATTTCAATGCAAACCATACTGCGCAATCTGATTAACAATGCCATTAAATTTACGCCCGAAGGTGGTAATATTTTTATCGATTCGGAAATACAAGATACAGAATGTATCGTGTCTGTGCGCGATACAGGCATAGGCATTCCGCCCGAAAAACTGGCAATTATTTTAGAAGAAGGCTATACCTCGCACGGCACGGCTGGAGAAGTTGGTACAGGACTGGGTATTCGGCTAATCAAAAACTTATGTGTCTACAATAATGCTCGACTAACCGTTGAAAGTAAAATCGGAGAGGGTAGCACCTGGCGAATACATATAAAATCATGCTCTTGA
- a CDS encoding OmpL47-type beta-barrel domain-containing protein — MKYLHNKICILFIFLVSISQSYAQNGGSEKGFYIDQSGKYYHRLDLPIYVRIASSPDDSGVLLSGRKNNEGRIQTVPIQLDGHGIHYLRHFDATDPQNSFWYVIHADGKAPQTKSVYITPNYFFDGKTHFYGKDLVVELQTSDDMAGVEKVFIARDGGGEAVYESPVPVGQEGDRQVSYYAVDRVGNRSNVVTEKFVVDITPPQTRLQVTGISESKVVSVSTRFYFFMEDNIVGVNKTFYKIDEGPWITYAPGQILPIEKLAEGEHTVYFYSVDKVNNREEEQSFTFFMDRTAPIMSADILGDKFIVGNQVYFSGRTKLKLTALDNKAGVKNVFYSIDNGSLQKYEDPFYMPEKPGLHIVRYFAEDNIGNSGVYLTDTKTKAFDEIRQNVSAVYVDLTGPVVKSRYVGKTFQRARQTFTGQQTSIEITASDIESGLQRIAYRFEDQSEEQPYNGLIGLTDRTGRQRLELIAYDNVNNRNAVFIEFWVDGNRPQITHRFSVAPVGENTYPSYAKLFLTVQDEDTSPQNIFYSINGAPPLAYRAPIEGFKKNTSYEIRVFVEDAVGNRTEEVITFQIADF; from the coding sequence ATGAAATATTTGCATAATAAAATTTGTATTTTATTTATTTTTTTAGTATCTATTTCTCAATCTTACGCGCAGAACGGCGGTTCGGAAAAGGGATTTTACATAGACCAATCAGGCAAATACTATCACCGATTGGATTTACCTATTTATGTTCGCATCGCTTCTTCGCCCGATGATTCGGGCGTATTGCTTTCGGGCAGAAAAAATAACGAAGGTCGGATTCAGACTGTTCCGATTCAACTTGACGGGCACGGAATACACTATTTGCGACATTTTGACGCCACCGACCCGCAAAATTCGTTCTGGTACGTTATTCATGCCGACGGAAAAGCACCGCAAACCAAGTCGGTTTACATTACGCCCAATTATTTTTTCGACGGCAAAACGCATTTTTACGGTAAAGACCTCGTAGTGGAACTACAAACAAGCGACGACATGGCGGGCGTGGAAAAAGTTTTCATCGCACGAGACGGCGGAGGAGAAGCTGTTTACGAATCGCCCGTACCCGTCGGTCAGGAAGGTGACCGGCAGGTTAGCTACTACGCCGTTGACCGCGTGGGGAATCGCTCGAATGTAGTTACCGAAAAATTTGTGGTGGATATTACCCCGCCGCAAACTCGCCTGCAAGTAACAGGTATATCCGAAAGTAAGGTGGTTTCCGTTTCCACGCGCTTTTATTTTTTTATGGAAGACAACATAGTCGGCGTGAACAAAACTTTCTATAAAATAGATGAAGGACCTTGGATAACTTACGCACCCGGTCAAATACTTCCGATTGAAAAACTTGCTGAAGGCGAACATACCGTTTATTTTTATTCGGTGGATAAAGTCAACAACCGCGAAGAAGAGCAAAGTTTTACCTTTTTTATGGACCGCACCGCTCCCATTATGTCGGCAGATATTCTGGGCGATAAGTTCATCGTGGGCAATCAGGTCTATTTCTCGGGTAGAACTAAGTTGAAACTTACGGCTTTGGACAATAAAGCCGGCGTAAAAAACGTGTTCTATTCCATCGACAACGGTTCTTTGCAAAAGTACGAAGACCCGTTCTATATGCCCGAAAAACCCGGATTGCACATTGTCCGCTATTTTGCAGAAGACAATATCGGCAATTCGGGCGTTTACCTGACCGATACCAAAACCAAAGCCTTTGACGAAATTCGGCAGAATGTCAGTGCCGTTTACGTGGACCTGACCGGACCGGTAGTTAAAAGCCGCTATGTGGGCAAAACCTTCCAACGCGCCCGTCAGACGTTTACTGGTCAGCAGACATCGATAGAAATTACTGCCTCCGATATTGAATCGGGGTTGCAGCGCATTGCCTATCGTTTCGAAGACCAATCGGAAGAACAACCCTACAACGGACTTATCGGCTTAACCGACCGCACGGGCAGGCAGCGCCTCGAATTGATTGCCTACGACAACGTAAACAACCGCAATGCCGTTTTCATTGAATTCTGGGTGGACGGCAATCGCCCACAAATTACGCATCGGTTCAGCGTGGCGCCCGTAGGCGAAAACACGTATCCGAGTTATGCCAAACTCTTTTTGACCGTGCAAGATGAAGACACTTCGCCGCAAAATATCTTTTACTCCATAAACGGTGCGCCGCCCCTTGCCTACCGAGCGCCTATCGAAGGATTTAAGAAAAATACAAGCTACGAAATCAGGGTATTTGTGGAAGATGCTGTAGGCAACCGCACCGAAGAGGTTATTACGTTCCAAATTGCCGATTTCTGA
- a CDS encoding transposase, translating to MSTKSGRTVKKGIICRQGAALLRSLLYNCAKSAKRYNAACKEAKDKPHKVAMPLCISSSDKYSLWLKADKPIVNDCHITYPAT from the coding sequence ATCTCTACCAAATCGGGACGAACGGTTAAAAAAGGTATCATTTGCCGACAGGGGGCGGCGCTGCTCAGGTCTTTGCTGTACAACTGTGCCAAATCAGCCAAACGCTACAATGCCGCCTGTAAAGAAGCCAAAGACAAGCCACATAAAGTAGCTATGCCCTTATGCATAAGCTCATCCGACAAGTATTCGCTGTGGCTAAAAGCGGACAAGCCTATCGTAAACGATTGCCACATAACATATCCGGCTACTTGA
- a CDS encoding IS982 family transposase, protein MCLPFFYQWHHPVPHANYIDSKKLESCHVKRAAQHRTMKGLAGKGKTSVGWFYGLKLHLIVNQYGQLCNFMITPGHVSDNNSKVLQTLFKNLQGIFFGSKGYLTRQKQALADKGVKLITKVRRNMKKVLYSAQEKYFLKKRGIIETVFGLLSFQADIDHTGYRSQSGMFINLLSGLAAYTYFDSLPAVKDFTPLTEIEFFQYLIA, encoded by the coding sequence GTGTGCCTTCCTTTTTTTTACCAATGGCATCACCCCGTCCCCCATGCCAATTACATTGACAGCAAAAAGTTAGAGAGTTGTCATGTCAAACGTGCCGCTCAACACCGCACCATGAAAGGACTTGCCGGCAAAGGTAAAACCTCCGTCGGATGGTTCTATGGGCTCAAATTGCATCTCATTGTCAATCAATACGGTCAATTGTGCAACTTTATGATAACCCCGGGTCATGTAAGTGACAACAACAGCAAAGTATTGCAAACCCTGTTCAAAAACCTGCAAGGCATATTCTTTGGCAGTAAAGGCTACCTGACAAGACAAAAGCAAGCCCTTGCCGACAAAGGCGTGAAGCTCATTACCAAAGTAAGGCGCAATATGAAAAAAGTACTATATTCGGCACAAGAGAAATACTTTCTCAAAAAAAGAGGCATCATTGAAACCGTCTTTGGTTTGTTGTCCTTTCAGGCAGATATTGACCATACCGGATATCGTTCCCAATCAGGTATGTTCATCAACCTATTGAGCGGACTGGCTGCCTATACTTATTTTGATAGCCTGCCAGCCGTCAAGGATTTTACACCCCTGACAGAAATTGAATTTTTTCAATATTTAATCGCGTAA
- a CDS encoding DUF3109 family protein: MLIVGQTVLSDDIAEKFFVCHIEKCKGACCVEGDAGAPLSEDELPVLEQIFDSVKPFLTAEGIAAIESQGTHVIDQDGEHATPLKPSGACAYAVTDEKGMLKCGIEQAYLAGKTNFRKPISCHLYPIRVSKFGEYDALNYHRWHICGDACTLGEHLGIPLYVFLKDALIRAYGEGWYQDLVQAIQERERQK; encoded by the coding sequence ATGCTAATCGTAGGACAAACCGTATTGAGCGACGACATCGCAGAAAAGTTTTTTGTATGCCACATTGAAAAATGCAAAGGTGCATGTTGCGTGGAAGGTGATGCCGGTGCTCCTTTGTCCGAAGACGAGTTGCCTGTGCTGGAACAGATTTTTGACAGTGTCAAACCTTTTTTGACTGCGGAAGGCATTGCGGCCATAGAATCACAAGGTACACACGTGATAGACCAAGATGGGGAACATGCCACCCCGCTAAAACCTTCGGGGGCGTGTGCCTATGCTGTTACCGATGAAAAAGGTATGCTCAAATGCGGCATTGAGCAGGCATATTTGGCAGGCAAAACAAACTTCCGCAAACCGATTTCCTGCCATTTGTACCCTATTCGCGTCAGCAAGTTTGGGGAGTACGACGCATTGAACTACCACCGCTGGCACATTTGCGGCGATGCCTGCACCTTAGGAGAGCATCTCGGCATACCTTTGTATGTTTTTTTGAAAGATGCGCTCATTCGCGCCTACGGCGAGGGCTGGTATCAGGACTTGGTGCAAGCAATCCAAGAACGGGAGCGCCAAAAATAG
- a CDS encoding aspartate aminotransferase family protein, protein MHLFDVYQLNRIAPVRALGSYLWDEAGNQYLDLYGGHAVISIGHTHPHYVKRITEQLNKIGFYSNSIINPVQEALAKKLGEMCGHPDFALFMCNSGAEANENALKVASFYNGRTKIVVLKGSFHGRTSGVVAATDNPAIVAPINFNQHVVFIPHNDIAALEAAVDDQTCAVMIEGMQGVGGVHVASDEFWQTARRLCDKHNAVLISDSVQCGYGRSGKFFSHQFSGVEPDLISVAKGMGNGFPVAGLLIHPKFKPKYGMLGTTFGGNHLACAAALAVLEVMEAENLMAHAAQMGEYLKTAISQMPGVATVRGRGLMLGVVLEMPCNPIRDELLYEHRIFTGSSSDKFTMRLLPALNLKKEDADLFLEKFRLVMQKHVAAVA, encoded by the coding sequence ATGCATCTTTTTGACGTTTATCAACTGAACCGAATTGCACCTGTGCGTGCGTTGGGCTCATACCTGTGGGATGAAGCGGGCAACCAATATCTGGATTTGTACGGCGGCCATGCCGTTATTTCCATCGGGCACACGCATCCGCACTATGTCAAACGAATTACCGAACAACTGAATAAAATCGGGTTTTATTCCAATTCCATTATTAATCCTGTGCAGGAAGCCCTTGCAAAAAAGTTAGGCGAAATGTGCGGACATCCCGATTTCGCGCTGTTTATGTGCAACTCGGGCGCAGAAGCCAACGAAAACGCACTGAAAGTGGCTTCCTTCTACAACGGGCGCACCAAAATTGTGGTGCTGAAAGGCTCATTCCACGGGCGCACGTCGGGAGTAGTGGCGGCAACGGATAACCCTGCCATTGTTGCGCCGATTAACTTTAATCAGCACGTCGTTTTTATTCCCCACAACGATATTGCCGCTTTGGAGGCAGCCGTAGATGACCAAACCTGCGCCGTTATGATTGAAGGTATGCAGGGAGTCGGCGGCGTTCATGTGGCAAGCGATGAGTTTTGGCAAACCGCCCGCCGCCTTTGCGACAAGCATAACGCTGTTCTCATTTCCGACAGCGTGCAGTGCGGCTACGGACGCTCCGGCAAGTTCTTTTCGCACCAATTCAGCGGCGTAGAACCCGACCTGATTTCCGTTGCCAAAGGCATGGGCAACGGCTTCCCCGTAGCAGGTTTGCTGATTCACCCCAAATTCAAGCCCAAATACGGCATGTTGGGAACAACTTTTGGCGGCAATCATTTGGCTTGTGCGGCTGCGCTGGCAGTGTTGGAGGTAATGGAAGCCGAAAACCTGATGGCTCACGCTGCTCAAATGGGCGAATACCTCAAAACCGCTATCAGCCAAATGCCCGGCGTGGCAACTGTGCGCGGCAGAGGGCTGATGCTCGGCGTGGTGCTGGAAATGCCCTGCAACCCCATCCGCGATGAATTGCTCTATGAACACCGCATTTTCACGGGTTCATCGTCCGATAAATTCACCATGCGCCTGCTGCCTGCACTCAACCTGAAAAAAGAGGATGCAGACTTGTTCCTTGAAAAATTCAGGTTGGTGATGCAGAAACACGTGGCGGCTGTGGCCTAA
- a CDS encoding DUF3127 domain-containing protein, with protein MSYEAKGKLTVIYDTQQVTEKFRKREFVVELPNGAYSEFIKFQLTQDKCSLLDGMSVGDEVKVSFTLRGRPYTKDGNTTYFTNLEAWRVESAAPAATGGRDVPPPEEDFGGFQLVSGGDDDLPF; from the coding sequence ATGTCATACGAAGCAAAAGGAAAGCTTACAGTTATTTATGATACGCAACAAGTAACCGAAAAATTTCGCAAACGCGAATTTGTGGTAGAATTGCCTAATGGCGCGTACAGTGAATTTATCAAATTTCAACTCACACAGGACAAATGCAGTTTGCTGGACGGCATGTCGGTCGGTGATGAAGTAAAAGTAAGTTTTACCCTTCGTGGCAGACCTTATACCAAAGACGGCAATACAACCTATTTCACCAACTTGGAGGCATGGCGCGTGGAAAGTGCTGCTCCTGCTGCCACGGGCGGCCGCGATGTTCCGCCACCGGAGGAAGACTTTGGCGGCTTTCAGTTGGTTTCCGGCGGCGATGATGATTTGCCTTTTTAA
- a CDS encoding tetratricopeptide repeat protein has protein sequence MYQKQAIRMYLLLLSWMFIVLTAPAQQTLNFTDPSLDFRKGMDLYERGHYVGARQQFEAYIRRNLQDERQIEAEYYACMCAMKEQSPDFNLMLENFVRKYPTHLMARNAYRTIGLSYYDEGVYTEAYQYLERVYRPAGKSEEDAEIAFKLGYSYFSEQKYQLAQGVFNRLKSGGSSYATAASYYAGYIAFQDKRYQEALPDLERAATDSRYTDEANALIFTIHYLRRDYNRVIGFAEQLERQGKKVPANLQAPLADSYYAANRCDKALPLLEALARQKSNDRSMYYRLGHCYTLSKQPQQAANAYGRVAEGNDSLAQMAAYQMALNYIDLRQQQAAANAFKRARDLNFDRRLRELGAYNFVKANFEMKNYSDVIDGATFYEQQFPQGEYMDEISYLKSEAYISGGNYAGALRYIEQIRNPNQRLQAAYQRIAFNYAAVLYNEEKFAQAIEALQKSLRRPIAGDLVQAAHFWMGESLVRQDKPDEATRAYNQVANTAKEYPTAVYALGYIAFNKENYAQAEQLFRQFLNLNSRQNRADAQTRIGDCRYINRDFRDALSFYNQALTGAGADTDYINYQIALCNVGLQSRDEAIRILDRIIANRSSRMAASAIFVKAELQFEAERKDLAVRTYSQLIADHPNSEQVPDALFKRGMAYGILGQNNQAIADYKAILDRFPMHPNAAEAINSLQEMNDRGVPVPDFERYKQAYIRNNPESNTSIQLDFKSARVPYDNGNYAAAIHTLNDFIKRYPASAFTDEARFMLAFSMDEIGDKRGAIQQYSLVRGSNSLRSGLRAAELELELGDAQAAFNRYRSLQPQATDNRNLARVMIGLIRSSFQIGQTAQTEAYCNDVISRNLSVGGARAVAELHLGKIMLERTQPDRALAQFRQVANNYTDASGAEALYLAGTTLRLQKNYNASINELTKMKTQFEHHPDWVAEAFLLIAENYIDLNNLFQARATLNSIIDYTKDETIKQRARKRLSEL, from the coding sequence ATGTATCAAAAACAGGCAATACGTATGTACTTGTTGCTGTTGAGCTGGATGTTTATTGTCCTGACGGCCCCTGCGCAACAAACACTCAACTTCACCGACCCCTCGCTTGACTTCCGCAAAGGAATGGACTTGTACGAACGCGGCCACTATGTCGGCGCAAGACAACAATTTGAGGCCTACATCCGCCGCAATTTGCAGGATGAACGCCAAATTGAGGCGGAATACTATGCCTGCATGTGTGCCATGAAAGAGCAAAGCCCCGACTTCAACCTGATGTTAGAAAACTTTGTGCGCAAATATCCCACGCACCTGATGGCACGCAATGCTTATCGCACCATCGGGCTTTCGTACTACGACGAGGGCGTGTACACGGAAGCATACCAATACTTAGAGCGCGTTTATCGGCCTGCGGGCAAGTCGGAAGAAGATGCTGAAATAGCCTTTAAATTAGGTTACAGTTATTTTTCCGAACAAAAATACCAACTGGCGCAAGGCGTATTCAACCGATTGAAAAGCGGTGGCAGCAGCTACGCAACCGCAGCAAGCTATTACGCAGGCTACATTGCCTTTCAGGACAAGCGCTATCAGGAAGCGCTGCCCGACTTGGAGCGCGCCGCCACCGACAGCCGCTACACAGACGAGGCTAATGCACTGATTTTCACCATCCACTACCTCCGCCGCGACTATAACCGCGTCATCGGTTTTGCCGAACAATTGGAGCGACAAGGCAAAAAAGTTCCTGCCAACCTGCAAGCACCTCTTGCCGACAGCTATTATGCTGCCAACCGCTGCGATAAAGCCCTGCCTTTACTGGAAGCACTCGCCCGTCAGAAAAGCAACGACCGCTCCATGTATTACAGGCTGGGGCATTGCTACACGCTCAGCAAGCAGCCGCAACAAGCCGCTAATGCTTACGGCAGAGTGGCAGAGGGCAACGATTCGCTCGCACAAATGGCTGCCTACCAAATGGCACTTAACTATATTGATTTGCGGCAGCAACAGGCAGCGGCCAATGCTTTCAAACGTGCCCGCGACCTGAACTTTGACCGTCGCCTGCGCGAACTGGGGGCTTACAACTTCGTCAAGGCCAATTTTGAGATGAAAAACTACTCCGATGTGATTGACGGCGCTACCTTCTACGAACAGCAATTTCCGCAAGGCGAGTACATGGACGAAATCTCTTATCTGAAAAGTGAAGCGTACATCAGCGGCGGCAATTATGCGGGAGCTTTGCGATACATCGAACAGATTCGCAACCCGAATCAACGCCTGCAAGCCGCTTATCAGCGCATTGCCTTTAACTATGCCGCCGTTTTGTACAACGAAGAAAAGTTTGCACAAGCCATTGAAGCGCTGCAAAAGTCGCTGCGAAGGCCGATAGCCGGCGACTTGGTGCAGGCAGCACACTTCTGGATGGGAGAAAGCCTCGTTCGTCAGGATAAGCCGGATGAGGCTACCCGCGCCTACAATCAGGTAGCCAACACCGCCAAAGAATATCCCACCGCTGTTTATGCCTTGGGTTACATCGCCTTCAACAAAGAAAACTATGCACAGGCAGAACAATTGTTCAGGCAGTTTCTCAACCTGAACAGCCGACAGAACCGCGCCGATGCCCAAACCCGCATAGGCGACTGCCGCTACATCAACCGCGATTTCAGGGATGCGCTATCGTTCTACAATCAGGCATTGACAGGAGCCGGAGCCGACACCGACTACATCAATTATCAGATAGCACTGTGTAACGTAGGCTTGCAAAGTCGCGATGAAGCCATCCGCATTTTAGACCGTATTATAGCCAACCGCAGTTCACGCATGGCAGCTTCGGCAATATTTGTAAAAGCCGAATTGCAATTTGAGGCCGAGCGCAAAGATTTAGCAGTCCGTACCTATTCACAGCTTATTGCCGACCACCCCAACAGCGAACAGGTGCCCGATGCGCTGTTTAAACGGGGAATGGCATACGGCATTTTAGGGCAAAACAATCAGGCCATTGCCGACTACAAAGCCATTTTAGACCGTTTCCCCATGCACCCGAATGCAGCGGAGGCCATAAATTCCTTACAGGAAATGAATGACCGAGGCGTACCTGTGCCCGATTTTGAGCGCTATAAACAGGCCTACATCCGCAATAATCCGGAGAGTAACACATCTATACAATTGGACTTCAAGAGCGCACGCGTGCCTTATGACAACGGCAACTATGCCGCAGCCATTCATACGCTGAACGACTTTATCAAACGATATCCGGCCTCCGCCTTCACCGATGAGGCACGATTCATGCTTGCTTTCTCAATGGACGAAATAGGCGATAAACGCGGCGCTATTCAGCAATACAGCCTTGTGAGAGGCAGCAACAGCCTTCGGTCGGGTTTGCGCGCCGCCGAGCTGGAACTTGAACTTGGCGATGCACAGGCTGCATTTAACCGCTACCGCAGCTTGCAGCCACAGGCTACCGATAACCGCAATTTGGCACGTGTGATGATAGGCCTTATCCGCTCCTCGTTCCAAATAGGTCAAACTGCCCAAACAGAAGCCTACTGCAACGATGTGATTTCCCGCAACCTGTCTGTCGGAGGAGCGCGTGCCGTAGCAGAATTGCACCTTGGCAAAATCATGCTGGAACGCACACAACCCGACCGTGCACTGGCACAGTTTCGTCAGGTAGCCAACAACTACACCGATGCCAGTGGTGCCGAGGCGTTGTATTTGGCAGGCACGACCTTGCGGCTGCAAAAAAATTACAATGCTTCCATCAACGAACTGACCAAAATGAAAACACAGTTCGAGCATCATCCCGATTGGGTGGCCGAGGCCTTCCTGCTGATTGCCGAGAACTACATTGACCTGAACAATCTCTTTCAGGCACGCGCCACGCTCAACTCCATCATAGACTACACCAAAGACGAAACCATTAAGCAACGTGCACGCAAGCGCCTGAGCGAACTATGA